Proteins encoded together in one Quercus lobata isolate SW786 chromosome 3, ValleyOak3.0 Primary Assembly, whole genome shotgun sequence window:
- the LOC115980399 gene encoding receptor-like protein 33, translating to MGMDSLYFLDLSDNLLQGPFPNQSFLSMRYLFVSNNKLTGEIPSLICNSNHLEVLDLSHNNLSGMIPKCLVHSNVLSVLDLRINSLHSIPTTFSKGNHFRNINLNGNQLDAPLPRSLANCRNLEVLDLGSNKINRTFPYWLEGLLYLQVLVIRSNKFQGRIGNPKTKFPFPNLRILDISNNEFDGPLPRKYFKYLKAMTNVNEGKVALKYMGETYYQDSLNVMMKELYIELVRIQTAFTTIDFSNNSFRGEMPKIIGRQKSLKGLNFSHNNLTGFIPLSFGNLHNLEWLDFSFNKLTGEIPRQLADLPWLEVLKLSHNQLTGFIPSGKQFNTFDNDSYIGNLGLCGFSLSRMCNSHEAKKPQPLTSQKEDNLEPENGFGWQAVSMSYGCGVLFGTLMGYLIFKIGKPKWIVRTVKLEQHIMLRRLKKNAQRHGGKK from the coding sequence ATGGGGATGgattcattatattttcttgatcTTAGTGACAACTTGCTTCAAGGACCATTTCCCAATCAAAGTTTTCTTAGTATGCGATATTTGTTTGTCTCCAATAACAAATTAACTGGAGAAATCCCTTCTTTAATTTGCAATTCAAATCATCTTGAAGTTCTAGACTTGTCTCATAACAACTTAAGTGGCATGATTCCTAAGTGTTTGGTACACTCTAATGTCCTCTCAGTGTTGGATTTGCGAATCAATAGCCTTCATAGTATCCCTACAACATTTTccaaaggaaatcattttaggAATATTAACCTTAATGGCAATCAATTGGATGCGCCATTGCCAAGATCTTTGGCAAATTGTAGGAACTTAGAAGTTCTAGATCTTGGAAGTAACAAGATAAACAGAACCTTCCCATATTGGTTGGAAGGTCTTTTATATTTGCAGGTTCTTGTCATAAGATCAAACAAATTTCAAGGTCGTATAGGCAATCCTAAGACCAAATTTCCTTTCCCAAATTTGCGAATCCTAGACATCTCTAACAATGAGTTTGATGGTCCTTTGccaagaaaatatttcaaatatttgaaaGCCATGACAAATGTGAATGAAGGAAAAGTGGCATTGAAATATATGGGAGAAACGTATTATCAAGATTCTTTGAATGTGATGATGAAAGAGTTGTATATTGAGTTGGTGAGAATCCAAACTGCCTTCACGACcattgatttttcaaacaatagtTTCAGAGGAGAGATGCCAAAGATAATTGGGAGGCAAAAATCACTCAAGGGGCTCAACTTTTCTCACAACAACCTTACAGGTTTTATTCCATTATCATTTGGAAATTTGCACAATCTTGAATGGTTAGACTTCTCTTTCAACAAGCTTACCGGGGAGATTCCTAGGCAATTAGCAGATCTACCATGGCTTGAAGTTTTAAAGCTGTCGCATAACCAACTTACAGGATTCATACCTTCAGGAAAGCAATTCAATACATTTGATAATGATTCGTACATTGGAAACCTAGGATTATGTGGATTTTCGTTGTCAAGAATGTGCAATAGCCATGAGgcaaaaaaaccacaaccattGACCTCACAAAAAGAAGACAATTTAGAGCCTGAAAATGGGTTTGGTTGGCAAGCTGTATCGATGAGTTATGGATGTGGAGTGCTATTTGGAACTTTGATGGGATATCTTATATTTAAAATCGGAAAACCAAAGTGGATTGTGAGGACGGTCAAGTTAGAGCAACATATCATGCTTAGAAGGCTGAAGAAGAATGCCCAAAGACATGGTGGAAAAAAATAA
- the LOC115980400 gene encoding uncharacterized protein LOC115980400 translates to MCEWLREFKSIQEDPQPEPIHSEVTRWTPPQNSQLKVNYDGAVFNDFQQAGVGVVVRDAAGVVHGALSNRFTLPMNVEDVEALACRSAVVFALELGLREVVFEGDSDTITKALNLALSCLSSFGHIIDDVNGSWGTLKQVYSPYEC, encoded by the coding sequence ATGTGTGAGTGGCTTCGCGAGTTCAAATCTATCCAAGAAGACCCCCAGCCCGAGCCCATACACTCAGAAGTCACACGTTGGACTCCACCTCAAAATTCCCAACTCAAAGTTAATTATGATGGAGCTGTTTTCAATGACTTTCAGCAGGCAGGGGTGGGTGTCGTGGTCAGAGATGCAGCTGGTGTGGTTCATGGGGCACTCTCAAACAGGTTTACTCTCCCTATGAATGTTGAAGACGTTGAGGCTTTGGCTTGCAGGTCAGCAGTTGTCTTCGCCTTGGAACTTGGCCTGCGCGAAGTGGTGTTTGAAGGCGACTCAGATACAATTACTAAGGCACTTAATTTGGCTTTATCATGCCTAAGCTCCTTTGGTCATATAATTGATGATGTTAATGGTTCATGGGGCACTCTCAAACAGGTTTACTCTCCCTATGAATGTTGA